The stretch of DNA GTCCATTCTCAATACCTCTGAAATGGAAATCTCTGTTTTCTACTTGGTTGGGATCCCAGGTATGGAACATGCCAACATTTGGATCTCTCTCCCGATATATCTCATGTACACTGTTGCTATCCTGGGGAATTGTACCattctatttttcataaaaacagaGCCTTCTTTGCATGAGCCCATGTActattttctttccatgttgGCTCTCTCTGACCTAGGGCtgtccctctcctctctccctacCATGTTAAGGATTTTCCTGTTCAATGCTCCAGGAATTTCCCCTGATGCCTGTATTGCTCAAGAGTTTCTCATCCATAGATTCTCAGCTATGGAGTCATCTATACTTCTTATAATGTCCTTTGATCGCTTCATTGCCATTGCAACCCCCTGAGATACACTTCCATCCTCACCAGTGCCAGAGTCATTCAAATTGGGCTTGCTTTTTCTCTCAAAAATGTTTTGTTGATCCTCCCATTTCCTTTCACTCTGAAATGTCTAAAATACTGTAAGAAGAACCTCCTGTCCCAATCCTACTGCCTCCATCAAGATGTCATGAAACTGGTCTGCTCTGACAACAAGGTCAACATCATCTATGGCTTATTTATGGCTCTCACAGGCATCATAGACTTGACATTTATTTTCACGTCCTACATGTTGATACTGAAAGCAGTGTTGAGCATAGCATCACAAAAGGAAAGGCTCAAGGTCCTCAATACATGTGTTTCCCACATCTGTGCTGTGCTCATCTTCTATGAGCCCATTATCTCCCTAGCTGCCATCTACCAGTTTGCCAAACATAGTTTCCCAATCACTAGGGTCCTCATAGTTGATGTTTTTCTGCTTGTGCCTCCCCTGATGAACCCCATTGTAAACTGTGTGAAGAGCCAGCAGATAAGAAATCTCCTCTTAGAAAAACTGTGCCAGAAGCAAAGCTGAAGGGGATGCTTAACCACATGATGCTTAACTCAATGTTGAGAAAACAAGCAGACTAGATCAATAAGAAAACATACTATGTTAATCATGTTACAATATAGTTTCTCAATCTCTTTATTAGGATTAAAGAATCAAACTTGAAAATCTGTTGGTTCAGTATTTAGGCTTGGGGCtctgaagtaaataaaatatattcccagatttcactctttttgcaGCTTCCCATACCACTCCTATGAACACAATGTCTTCTTGTCATTTTCATAATGATTAAAAGACTATTCTATAtgttaatttgaaaattaatggTATACACTTGCATGACAACTGGACAGTGATCAGAGGTGACCAAAGACTACCTCTTTAAAGTACTTATTTTCAACACatacttttgacatttttgaggTATGTGCTTTTTCTCAGGAACTGAAATTGAGATAGGCAATAACTAACACTCTTGCACATGAAACTATTCAAACAAACTAGCATGCATAcgagaaaaaattataaaaataaaataaacattggctttatttactcattttatttactGTAATATTTCCTTCCTGAGCATCAAATGTCGTCTTCTAAGGTGACAGATTCCTGTCTTTGACATTTCAATGGGAATTCTACATAATGACAAAGACTCACTCCTCTACTTCTCAACTTGGCCTTGATTTTCATATTCATCTCTGTATTGTTCAGTTTTAGCAAGAGTCATGCTAGGTCAGTTTAACCAAAGCCCCTTCCCTTCCATATCTGATTACTCTAGATGTTTAATTGATTTCCTTATATTCTACCATTCCCCACTTGATGTATGACAATTCTGGCTTGCTgttagcaagaatcctgttaagtCAACTATATGCTTAGGACATTTGTCCCctgcaaatctcatgttaaaatttaatccccagtgttggagatgggccCTAGTGTGGAGTTGTTTGTGTCATGTGGGTGAATCCCTCGTGAAGGGCATGGTACCATTCTTGCAGGactgaatgagttctcactctacaTTCCTGTGAGATCTGGCTGTTAACAAGAGCTTGGCTACTTCTTCCTCTTTCGTTTTatcttgcttccttcctcttgccatgtgatacatTCTCCCTTTACCCTTCTACCAATGAGTAGAGACTTTCTGAGGGTCTCTCCAGAACCAGATATTggtgtcatgcttcttgtacagtatgcagaactgtgagccaaataaacccaTTTTGCTATAAAGTACACAGACTGAGATAttttcctttacagcaacacaaaacactAAGAATGTCAGGTGAGCCAGAGTCTTCCCTACTCTTGATGTTTCCTTTTAATAATTTTCCACTTAGTAACCTATGCCCCAAACTTACTCCTTATCCATAAATGCTTTTCACTGTTTATTTAGATttgagcccaatctctctccTCTACAACAAACCTCTATACATATCATGTTACTCTCTCTGTTAATAAAGTTTTTCTTACTGTTCTTTAAGCATCAAAAGTAACTGAGGTGCCATGACTGAGGATCACATTAATCATTGGACCCCCAGACTTTTCACTCAGGACCGTATGTACACACTTTTGACAGCCCATTGAACAATCGTAAGGACAGATTTGATTCTTAAGATTTTGTGTGTACTCAAGAAACTGTGCTACAATCCCAGGTAAGCAGAAACTGAGTTGGAGGCCCAGGTGCAGGCTTCTCTGTTTGACAGGTAACTGGTAGGCTGGAAGTCTTTCTTCCTGCCTCTGTCTTGAGTGGGGATTATTCCTCAACTTTTGGGGTATACGTTCTTCCTGGATccttattttgattaaaatttatttcctgaTTAGTGGGCTGGAATTTTTTTCATGACGGTGTGTGAGAATGTTTTATTacttccatttgattcttcttttcctaatggGAATTTCTCAGTCAATTGAAATTCCCTTCATGAATATTTGCTGACTGTATGTACCACCAGGTCTATTCACTCCCTTCACCCCAGGACCCATGCTGTTGCATCATGGCATTGTGCACAGGTGCCAGTGGTGGTGGTATCAGCGATGGCCCTAGATGGGCTGATTCTCAGGCCCCTCAGGGGCTTATGGTGCTGGTGTCACCCTGCTCTCAAAATGGTGCCATAGaagttatatatatttgaattcgTTAATAAACATGTTTTTGCCACATTGAAAAATTGTTCTATGAGTAAGTATATGCCTCTAGAAATTGTGaatttatgtattaataaatttgaaatcCTATTACCAAATCTGGGCTTATGACAATtcacatttgtctatttcttattATAGTTTTCTCtgtaaagaaagaaactgatggTTAAATGTTATAATCAATGTATGTGGacaaaactactaaaaataataagaaaaaaacttatttaaaaaacatttaaggaAAGTCCAGTGtgttttcaagaagaaaaagtatGAAGTATGAAAGATACGATGttgtttaggggaaaaaaaggtaattttatcCTAAAGTAATTTCATTCTAAAGTATGACCAGGTATTcctgaatgagaaaatgaaaactcacatggatattttttaaaagtatagattATTTGTAAACAGGAATTTTATGTGTGGTCAAGTTGACTAAATATGTaagtggatttatttatttttattaattatcttTAATGTCTTTAATTATCTTTAATACAGATGCAAAACAAAAATGGCAAAGTTTCATGGATTATTTGTCTGCTCTTAATAAGAAATTGTAAAAGTGTTTTTCTGTACCATTTTAGTAATCTACTAGAAAACCAAAGTTCCATGTCTTATCAGAATAGTTTGCTGCATTTTATCCTAATATTTATGCTATGATAAAGACTATTTAAgagattattttaagaaaataattaattatttaagagaatcaaaacttctcatttttaaaagagctttttttttttttaatttttgaaaatgttgccTTTCCAAAATCAAATCCTAAATGAAATCTTCCTGTTCTTGAATTGATCTTGAGATTTCCCAGAGGGCCTCTGAAAACTCTCAAAAGATTTGTTCTTTCACCATGgaaagagaaaagttaaaaaataatttggtttattttacttgCTAAATTTCATGGAAACATTgtcaaataaaaaagataattaaccTTTCCTAGGTTATATTTGTATTGTCAAAATGTTACTATTTCTGAAATCATGTAAATAGaaatttgtgaattatttttctatttatgataTGCCCTAATATAATGCTATCAGTAGTAATtccagttattatttttgttgggTGTCACAGAAACAACCAAAGATCTTGTCAAATTAACTCTTTATAATTGAATGGGTTCATGAAACTGCTAACATAAaaccaagcaaaacaaaatatattacatgGGATTGAATGAATTCATAAAGAATAATTatgggttttgttttgaaacactgTTGATTCTTCAATGtcttattttctgaatataagaagtccctttcccttttctctcaaGCAATATGTAAGTTACAGAAATTTAGTAGATTATATGCTGTAAacaaatatgaaacatttttcttttctccttacctgattccttcagaattttgaaaCGTCTATTGAATATTCTTATATCTGTGTAAAATAGTTATCAGATAAGTTCAAAAAGAAtctgtaacaggacacaattgaaAACACTGATTATATTACcgatgttggggtccgcgtgtttcctgaacaaaggaatgaacacacaagacaacacaagacgagacaaacgagacaaacgtggcggccgccccgaacgacaggctctgctttattttataccgtcctttgtggaatgttagcaagtcaccagacacattgttgtttctctgatctttccctgactttctgaatttccaagatgtttacatataaacaagcccccagggtctgctatttgcaactgaggccagtcttgtaggctcctttgtcctccctgtttgcagaggaggaatgcccagcttcgttggcaagagcgggactataatgttaatgggggaatggcctgctcagttgtaaaagcagatagtcctctacatttcccctttccttatttacaagtttgaatttctttcaaaactatcATTACATGTTGAGCTCCCTGGGATTCGGTGTTTGTCTTTTGGCACCgtctccagcagactgtgaaaatgacaaaagaacAACAGTCAATACATTGCTAGAAATAGAGGTCAGTAAGGTTTTTACAGAGCTCATAGGGTTCAAAGACGTCAAACTTTGTGCAATACCAGTCATCAGATCTGCACCAGTCAGCAATGGTAACTGATtacaaaatgtttcagaaatgttctgtgttaattcttgtatttttagggaaagattattatgaccaattaaaagtctctttatctcagtccaattatgtacagtgctgttaaaaggaacaggagtaatacaaaattgggtagtattccaatcacatttcaacaaagctCGTGTATTAAACACTGTTAGCTGATCTCCCAACCAAGAAACTGCTAGTTCCAGATTATCCACTCGCTTAGTCAAATGAGCATCTGTGTCTCGTtgctgctgccacaacaaatgtgattgttcatgccactgttgcacaaattctgcattttgtatactctggTGTAGAGCTAGTCCAGCAACAGCAGCGGTGGAAGCAATTGCTACAAGCCCTATCACCGCGGTCACGATGATTCCAACCATCCTCCGACTGCAGTGGACAAGATCTTGCATAGCCTTGTAGATTTGAGTAACCCCAGCAGATTCACTCCA from Piliocolobus tephrosceles isolate RC106 chromosome 13, ASM277652v3, whole genome shotgun sequence encodes:
- the LOC111540925 gene encoding LOW QUALITY PROTEIN: olfactory receptor 51A4-like (The sequence of the model RefSeq protein was modified relative to this genomic sequence to represent the inferred CDS: inserted 1 base in 1 codon), whose translation is MSILNTSEMEISVFYLVGIPGMEHANIWISLPIYLMYTVAILGNCTILFFIKTEPSLHEPMYYFLSMLALSDLGLSLSSLPTMLRIFLFNAPGISPDACIAQEFLIHRFSAMESSILLIMSFDRFIAIXNPLRYTSILTSARVIQIGLAFSLKNVLLILPFPFTLKCLKYCKKNLLSQSYCLHQDVMKLVCSDNKVNIIYGLFMALTGIIDLTFIFTSYMLILKAVLSIASQKERLKVLNTCVSHICAVLIFYEPIISLAAIYQFAKHSFPITRVLIVDVFLLVPPLMNPIVNCVKSQQIRNLLLEKLCQKQS